From the Pseudobacteriovorax antillogorgiicola genome, the window TTCCACCTTGGCTCCGCCATAGATATCGTGGAAATCGACGAATCTGGACAAGCTATCGTCACCACCCTCGGGGCTGGTATCGACCAAGGTCAAACCCTTCAGCACGTAGTTGCGAAAAATCGATGGTTTGGTGCAAGGCTTCACCCAAGTGGCCGCGAAGACTTTGGATTGGTAAGCTGCACCGTAGCTCCAGGTTTTGACTTCGCCGACTTTGCGATGGCTACCAAAGAGGACTTAGGGACTGCCAATGGCTTGAACGATCATCAAGACCTCATCCCATGACCAAATACGAAAAAAAATTGGGTTCACTCCAATGTGGGCCTATGACCTTACGCTATGAAAGTTTTGCCGACTTTGATACTGAGGTGTCCAAAGCCTTGGATCAGATTGAACACGATGACCAAGCGCCTCTCTTTGGCGATTTATGGCCATCAGCAGAAGCCCTTTGTCATTATCTTTTAGAGGAGTCTCTTCAGGCAAAGTCAGTTTTAGAAATTGGCTGCGGCCTTGGCCTGCCAAGCATCCTCGCGAGTAAGCTAGGGGCAAAGGTGATTGCTAGCGACTATCATCCTCATAGCGAGGCCTTCGTGCTACGCAACAGGGAACTAAATGATGCCAAAGTTGAATTCAAGCAGATTGACTGGCGCTCCCCGAGCGAGCTTCCTCCTCAAGACATGATAATAGCCAGCGATATTCTCTACGAACCACAGACCTACCCTGACTTGGCTCTATTCATCCAGCTGCATTGCCACAAACGGACCAAAGTGCTCATTGCCGACCCCGAGCGAGTCTTCTCAAGCCAGTTTGAAGCTGTCATGGAAAATTGTGGCCTGAAATTACTACGGAAATGGCACGATGGTAACATCATTTTGAAGGTGTGGGAACTCGCTTGAGGGTTCTCTTTTACAAATTCAGATTTGAGATGATTTAGAAAAGAAATGGCATCTCCAGCGGGATTTGAACCCGCGTCGCCGCCGTGAAAGGGCGGTGTCCTAGGCCAGGCTAGACGATGGAGACATATTGTAGCTAAAAAGAGAGTGGCATCTCCAGCGGGATTTGAACCCGCGTCGCCGCCGTGAAAGGGCGGTGTCCTAGGCCAGGCTAGACGATGGAGACACATAGTGAGCCCTGATGGATTCGAACCATCGACCCGCACATTAAAAGTGTGCTGCTCTACCAGCTGAGCTAAGAGCCCACATGATCCTCGTTTCCGAGGTGAGGATTCTTTTACGCAAGTACCTC encodes:
- a CDS encoding cupin domain-containing protein; its protein translation is MSLNAAQIIKSLELTAHPEGGYFRETYRSLGDIHKDSVEPGMTGSRSYSTAIYFLLDRNRPSKFHRIKSDEIWHFHLGSAIDIVEIDESGQAIVTTLGAGIDQGQTLQHVVAKNRWFGARLHPSGREDFGLVSCTVAPGFDFADFAMATKEDLGTANGLNDHQDLIP
- a CDS encoding class I SAM-dependent methyltransferase; the encoded protein is MTLRYESFADFDTEVSKALDQIEHDDQAPLFGDLWPSAEALCHYLLEESLQAKSVLEIGCGLGLPSILASKLGAKVIASDYHPHSEAFVLRNRELNDAKVEFKQIDWRSPSELPPQDMIIASDILYEPQTYPDLALFIQLHCHKRTKVLIADPERVFSSQFEAVMENCGLKLLRKWHDGNIILKVWELA